Proteins encoded together in one Campylobacter concisus window:
- the nosZ gene encoding Sec-dependent nitrous-oxide reductase → MQKLFCVASAALLGLSLTAACAASSDLEKVMKERGLSEKDVLAAAKTYQPSGKKDDFIVFSSGGQSGQVLVYGVPSMRIYKYIGVFTPEPWQGYGYDDESKAVLKQGNIRGKEITWGDTHHPNFTEKNGEYVGDYLFINDKANPRIAVINLKDFETTQMVVNPIMKSEHGGSFITPNSEYVIEASQYAAPLDDNYHSMDDYEAVYRGAVTFWKFDYPKGKIDEKASFSLELPPYWQDLSDAGKGESYGWGFTNSINTEMYTGGIEKGLPPFEAGASRNDTDFLHVYNWQILEKLAQDKKNYKVINGHKVVTIEAAVKAGALFLIPESKSPHGCDVTPDGRYIIVGGKLDTHASVYDFKKIKELIDKKEYAGTDPYGIPILDREKTMHGQVELGLGPLHTSFDSQDGILYTSLYVDSQIVKWDYKNLKVLDKINVHYNIGHLDTMEGKSAKPVGKYAIALDKLSIDRFSPVGPLHPQNHQLIDINGPKMELIYDMPIPLGEPHDVVSIAASKLTPALTYNMGTNSRTGEASPYVTLAGQERVERNGKNVTVYATMIRSHINPEHIEVNKGDNVTIHLTNLERAQDETHGFGIDLYNIHASLEPGKTASVNFVADMEGVFPYYCTEFCSALHLEMMGYLLVKDPNKKYESAKNSKLKTLSPEALKAEYDKVIATNKATDDVIQEVVKYLKEKHYEKYPKVKALVDDALDQYGHIKEVKAKADEAYKKGDVNGAILWEYQVWQYMVKTADVGLRAKNNLAKEIATPMSPAAAKGEEAYLKGGCNGCHVIGQVSSGPDLTGVLLRHENGEKWVADFIKDPAKFYNDDYVKAMIDFFKLRMPNQHMSDEEIKNIIEYLKWIDENAGM, encoded by the coding sequence ATGCAAAAGTTATTTTGTGTCGCAAGTGCTGCACTGCTTGGGCTATCTTTAACTGCTGCTTGTGCTGCTAGTAGTGACCTTGAAAAAGTCATGAAAGAGCGCGGGCTAAGCGAAAAAGATGTCCTTGCAGCTGCTAAGACTTACCAGCCAAGCGGTAAAAAAGATGATTTCATCGTCTTTTCATCTGGCGGGCAGAGTGGTCAAGTGCTAGTTTATGGCGTTCCGTCGATGAGAATTTACAAATACATCGGCGTTTTCACCCCAGAGCCTTGGCAAGGATATGGCTATGACGATGAGTCAAAAGCCGTTTTAAAACAAGGCAACATCAGGGGCAAAGAGATAACTTGGGGCGATACACACCACCCAAATTTCACTGAGAAAAATGGTGAGTATGTTGGTGATTATCTATTTATCAACGACAAGGCAAACCCAAGGATCGCTGTTATAAATTTAAAAGACTTTGAGACAACTCAAATGGTCGTAAACCCTATCATGAAAAGTGAGCATGGCGGTAGCTTCATCACTCCAAACAGCGAGTATGTCATCGAAGCTAGCCAGTACGCAGCTCCACTTGATGATAACTATCACTCAATGGACGACTACGAAGCCGTTTATAGAGGCGCTGTGACATTTTGGAAATTTGACTATCCAAAAGGCAAGATCGACGAGAAAGCATCTTTCTCTCTTGAGCTTCCTCCATACTGGCAAGACCTAAGCGACGCTGGTAAGGGTGAGAGCTACGGCTGGGGCTTTACAAACTCGATAAACACTGAGATGTATACAGGTGGTATCGAAAAAGGTCTTCCTCCATTTGAGGCAGGTGCTAGTAGAAATGACACCGACTTCTTGCATGTTTATAACTGGCAAATTTTAGAAAAACTTGCACAAGACAAGAAAAACTACAAAGTTATAAATGGCCACAAGGTAGTTACGATAGAGGCTGCTGTAAAAGCTGGGGCACTATTTTTAATACCAGAGTCAAAGAGCCCACATGGTTGTGATGTAACACCAGATGGTAGATACATTATCGTTGGTGGTAAGCTTGATACTCACGCATCAGTTTATGACTTTAAAAAGATCAAAGAGCTAATCGATAAAAAAGAGTACGCTGGCACTGACCCATACGGCATACCTATCTTAGATAGAGAAAAGACAATGCACGGACAAGTAGAACTTGGCCTTGGACCACTGCATACATCATTTGACTCACAAGATGGCATACTCTATACTTCACTTTACGTTGATAGTCAAATCGTAAAATGGGACTACAAAAATTTAAAAGTACTTGATAAAATAAATGTTCACTACAACATCGGTCACCTTGACACAATGGAAGGCAAATCAGCAAAACCAGTTGGAAAATATGCAATCGCACTTGATAAACTTTCAATCGATCGCTTCAGCCCAGTTGGTCCTTTGCACCCACAAAACCACCAGCTAATAGACATCAATGGTCCAAAAATGGAGCTAATCTATGATATGCCGATCCCACTTGGTGAGCCACACGACGTTGTTTCAATAGCTGCTAGCAAGCTAACTCCAGCGCTTACTTACAACATGGGTACAAACTCAAGAACAGGCGAGGCTAGCCCATATGTAACTCTAGCTGGTCAAGAAAGAGTTGAAAGAAACGGCAAAAACGTAACTGTCTATGCAACAATGATCAGAAGCCACATCAACCCAGAGCACATCGAGGTAAATAAAGGTGATAACGTAACTATCCACCTAACAAACCTAGAGCGCGCTCAAGATGAGACTCACGGCTTTGGCATCGACCTTTACAACATCCACGCTTCACTTGAGCCTGGCAAAACTGCTTCAGTAAATTTCGTAGCTGATATGGAAGGCGTCTTCCCATACTACTGCACCGAGTTTTGTTCAGCACTTCACCTAGAGATGATGGGTTACTTGCTTGTTAAAGATCCAAATAAAAAATATGAATCTGCAAAAAATAGCAAGCTAAAAACTCTAAGTCCAGAGGCTCTAAAAGCTGAGTATGACAAAGTAATCGCAACTAACAAAGCAACTGATGATGTTATCCAAGAGGTTGTTAAATACCTAAAAGAGAAACATTATGAGAAATATCCAAAAGTAAAAGCTTTGGTTGATGACGCACTTGATCAATACGGCCACATCAAAGAGGTAAAAGCTAAAGCTGACGAAGCTTACAAAAAAGGCGACGTAAATGGCGCTATCCTTTGGGAGTACCAAGTATGGCAATACATGGTTAAAACCGCTGACGTTGGTCTAAGAGCTAAAAACAACCTAGCTAAAGAGATCGCAACTCCGATGAGCCCAGCTGCTGCAAAAGGCGAAGAAGCTTATCTAAAAGGCGGATGTAATGGCTGCCACGTCATCGGTCAAGTAAGCTCAGGTCCAGACTTAACTGGCGTCTTGCTAAGACATGAAAATGGCGAAAAATGGGTAGCAGACTTTATAAAAGACCCTGCTAAATTCTATAACGACGACTACGTTAAAGCGATGATTGATTTCTTTAAACTTAGAATGCCAAATCAGCACATGAGTGACGAAGAGATCAAAAATATCATCGAGTATCTAAAATGGATAGACGAAAACGCAGGCATGTAG
- the moaC gene encoding cyclic pyranopterin monophosphate synthase MoaC, which yields MMLTHLDEKDRPKMVDVSPKDPTKRVATASGIIKMSKDAFKAIKENTGKKGPVIQTAVVAAIMGAKKTSELIPMCHPLAILGVDCDIEELPEICAFKLYVSVKIEGKTGVEMEALTGVSVGLLTIYDMVKAIDKGMQIDNIVLESKTGGKSGEYMRSK from the coding sequence ATAATGCTAACGCATTTAGATGAAAAAGATCGTCCAAAGATGGTCGATGTAAGCCCAAAAGATCCAACTAAAAGAGTAGCAACTGCTAGCGGGATCATCAAAATGAGCAAAGATGCTTTTAAGGCGATCAAAGAAAATACCGGCAAAAAAGGCCCAGTCATCCAAACAGCCGTTGTCGCCGCGATAATGGGCGCTAAAAAGACAAGTGAGCTAATACCTATGTGCCATCCACTAGCCATTTTGGGTGTGGATTGTGACATCGAGGAGCTGCCTGAAATTTGCGCTTTTAAGCTTTACGTGAGTGTCAAGATAGAGGGCAAAACAGGCGTTGAGATGGAGGCTCTAACAGGCGTGAGCGTGGGACTTTTAACTATTTATGATATGGTAAAAGCCATAGATAAGGGCATGCAGATAGATAACATCGTGCTAGAGAGCAAAACAGGAGGCAAAAGTGGCGAATATATGCGATCTAAATAA
- a CDS encoding HP0495 family protein, whose translation MANICDLNNKKAKIDYPTHWEYKVIFDAGVNAEEKVKEIVKDREFKLVFSKFSKDKKYASYDLAVLVLSEEERLEIFSALKHEAKYVL comes from the coding sequence GTGGCGAATATATGCGATCTAAATAATAAAAAGGCAAAAATCGACTACCCAACACACTGGGAGTATAAAGTGATATTTGACGCTGGCGTAAATGCCGAAGAGAAGGTAAAAGAGATAGTAAAAGATAGAGAATTTAAGCTAGTTTTTTCAAAATTTAGCAAAGATAAAAAATACGCTAGCTACGATCTAGCCGTGCTAGTTTTGAGCGAAGAAGAGAGGCTGGAGATATTTTCAGCGTTAAAACACGAAGCAAAATACGTTTTATAA
- a CDS encoding ATP-dependent protease, with product MKFLLCLSLSLIVLFAEERGCFVDENSQNIIFVKDGETKSLGLKEKIYKDQRCAFDESSFYVANLNNQIVKVASQKEFFFALPNVGCKVSNILLEKEKIYVACDMANVVTIAIFDKSSKKFISKNFNNVYKISSFLPLGEGVFFTSFNGKAFLLDSKLNAKEQKSVGFAPISACKFSDDEIFIGFRNGEILDLKSGAKKQILRSKISALACAGDEVLVAGEDGVIYKFDKSFKLKGKKELFSGEIKEIFIDKNVLVGVDLGNKTKSLEINSF from the coding sequence ATGAAATTTCTGCTATGTCTTAGCTTATCTTTGATAGTGCTTTTTGCCGAAGAAAGAGGTTGTTTTGTCGATGAAAATAGTCAAAACATCATCTTTGTAAAAGATGGCGAGACAAAAAGCCTAGGCTTAAAGGAGAAAATTTACAAAGATCAAAGATGCGCTTTTGATGAGAGCTCTTTTTACGTTGCAAATTTAAACAACCAGATCGTAAAGGTAGCTAGCCAGAAGGAATTTTTCTTTGCTCTGCCAAATGTTGGCTGTAAGGTTTCAAATATCTTGCTAGAAAAAGAGAAAATTTACGTCGCTTGCGATATGGCAAATGTTGTAACGATCGCTATTTTTGACAAGAGTTCTAAAAAATTTATATCAAAAAATTTTAACAATGTTTATAAAATTTCTAGCTTTTTGCCGCTTGGTGAGGGAGTGTTTTTTACAAGCTTTAATGGCAAGGCGTTTTTGCTAGATAGCAAGCTTAACGCAAAAGAGCAAAAAAGCGTTGGCTTTGCACCCATTAGTGCCTGTAAATTTAGCGATGATGAAATTTTTATAGGCTTTAGAAACGGAGAAATTTTAGATCTTAAAAGTGGAGCTAAAAAGCAAATTTTAAGATCTAAAATTTCAGCTCTTGCTTGCGCGGGAGATGAGGTTTTGGTAGCTGGCGAGGACGGAGTGATCTATAAATTTGACAAAAGCTTTAAGCTAAAGGGCAAAAAAGAGCTTTTTAGTGGCGAGATAAAAGAAATTTTTATAGATAAAAACGTGCTTGTTGGCGTGGATCTAGGTAATAAGACAAAGAGTTTAGAGATAAATTCATTTTAA
- a CDS encoding nitrous oxide reductase family maturation protein NosD, producing MRKFSKFVLVFLPLFGFANVLQDAINNASPGDVIKLGDAVYEGDITINKPLTIIGEGKNAHIKGDGKGSVIKIIASNVTLKNLKISGSGNDLGELDAGIGCDKANNVEISKNDISDVLFGIDFKECSSSKITENNITSKKGASLGFRGDAVRLWYSHENLIEHNNIRDSRDMVAWYASHNKFLSNKAVGSRYSLHFMYANQNLVENNEFIGNAVGMFFMYSASSNIKNNLVMDSDGAFGIGIGLKDVSDFTIENNTLVYNARGILLDNSPFQPGSTINFIGNKILHNVVGVYFHATQGTSIFENNDFIGNMDIVVNDTPGEKMLLNRWSKNYYDEYESFDRDKDGYGDTPFLHLSYIDQLWQYYPNLQFFYGSSVFSVLNFLAKLAPFSEPIKLLEDSSPRIKPLDVSNFNALKAKRG from the coding sequence ATGCGTAAATTCTCTAAATTTGTCCTTGTTTTTTTGCCACTTTTTGGCTTTGCAAACGTCCTTCAAGATGCGATAAATAACGCTAGTCCTGGCGATGTGATAAAGCTGGGGGATGCCGTTTATGAAGGGGACATAACGATAAATAAGCCTCTTACGATTATCGGCGAGGGCAAAAATGCCCACATAAAAGGTGACGGCAAGGGCAGCGTTATAAAGATCATCGCTTCAAACGTGACACTTAAAAATTTAAAGATAAGTGGCAGTGGCAACGACCTTGGCGAGCTTGACGCTGGTATAGGCTGTGACAAGGCAAATAACGTTGAAATTTCTAAAAACGACATAAGCGACGTGCTTTTTGGGATTGATTTTAAAGAGTGCAGTAGCTCAAAGATCACTGAAAACAACATCACCTCAAAAAAGGGCGCTAGTCTTGGCTTTAGAGGCGATGCGGTGAGACTTTGGTATAGCCATGAAAATTTGATCGAGCACAACAACATCCGTGACAGCCGTGACATGGTCGCATGGTACGCAAGCCACAATAAATTTCTAAGCAACAAAGCAGTTGGCAGCAGATACTCGCTTCACTTCATGTATGCGAATCAAAATTTAGTTGAAAATAACGAATTTATCGGCAACGCTGTTGGTATGTTTTTTATGTATTCAGCTAGTTCAAATATAAAAAATAACCTAGTTATGGATAGTGACGGCGCCTTTGGCATCGGCATCGGACTAAAGGACGTGTCTGATTTCACGATAGAAAACAACACCCTTGTCTATAACGCGCGTGGCATCTTGCTTGATAACTCGCCGTTTCAGCCGGGATCAACTATAAATTTTATAGGCAATAAAATTTTACACAACGTAGTTGGCGTCTATTTTCACGCTACGCAAGGCACAAGTATCTTTGAAAACAACGACTTTATCGGCAACATGGACATCGTCGTAAACGACACTCCAGGCGAAAAGATGTTACTAAATAGGTGGAGCAAGAACTACTATGATGAGTATGAGAGCTTTGATAGAGATAAAGATGGCTACGGTGACACGCCATTTTTGCACCTTTCATACATCGATCAGCTCTGGCAGTACTATCCAAATTTGCAGTTTTTCTATGGCTCAAGCGTCTTTAGCGTCTTAAATTTCTTAGCTAAACTCGCTCCATTTTCTGAGCCGATAAAGCTACTTGAAGATAGTTCGCCTAGGATAAAACCGCTTGATGTTTCAAATTTCAACGCTTTAAAGGCGAAACGTGGATAG